From one Leguminivora glycinivorella isolate SPB_JAAS2020 chromosome 5, LegGlyc_1.1, whole genome shotgun sequence genomic stretch:
- the LOC125226639 gene encoding esterase FE4-like: MRYSKNLVLFSLFAVNLVDQPAPEVEIAQGRLSGKVSDDGSYFEYVGIPYATTNHSTRFQAPGPPPTWKGTFKATDHIYMCPQNSKFGRVGREDCLTINVYVPTMPAQEGPMPVMVYIHGGAFALGSGGKFVYGPDYLVKHDVIIVTFNYRLGALGFMCLNIKEAPGNAGLKDQLAALRWVKKNIAAFGGDPDNVTAFGESAGATSLSILIASDAADGLFQKAIIQSGSSIANWAINRKPVWVYSLIAKQLGYDTQDPHELYNIFKDLPVKDFLRTRPRKPLDKFFDTQLLHLPCVEKPFPGIEPIITDMPFNMLERKKLNISVIYGSNSKEGLFLIGEETPATVNERNGRYLFASDLEFKTEQEAEKAAKEVKEFYFGEETIDMTKILNMSDLYTHLYFEMPSLIESEVVIKTTNKPVYNYYFDYGGNRNVLKVVSGYRSAGGACHADELFYLFKTDFWPNFVEIWNRKDSKTIDTMTKLWTNFARYGNPTPESVTDLPQWSPSSREGLKLLYIGEEVKMGPVPNPEAYEMWRRTFLTYRRKKVDN; the protein is encoded by the exons ATGAGATATTCGAAGAATCTCGTATTATTTTCGTTATTCGCGGTGAATTTGGTGGACCAACCAGCTCCTGAGGTGGAGATCGCACAAGGCAGACTGAGTGGAAAGGTCAGCGATGACGGATCATACTTCGAGTATGTCGGGATTCCGTACGCGACGACCAATCACAGCACTCGGTTTCAA GCACCTGGACCGCCACCAACATGGAAGGGCACTTTCAAAGCCACAGACCACATTTACATGTGCCCACAGAACTCCAAGTTTGGCAGAGTTGGCAGAGAGGACTGTCTCACGATAAATGTCTACGTCCCTACTATGCCTGCGCAAGAGGGACCCATGCCCGTCATGGTCTACATCCACGGCGGAGCCTTTGCTCTAGGCAGCGGAGGCAAATTTGTCTACGGACCAGATTATCTAGTTAAACATGATGTTATCATAGTTACGTTTAACTACAGATTAGGCGCACTAGGCTTCATGtgtttaaatataaaagaagCGCCTGGAAACGCTGGTTTGAAAGACCAGCTGGCGGCTTTGAGgtgggtaaaaaaaaatatcgccgCGTTCGGCGGCGACCCTGACAATGTGACTGCATTCGGTGAAAGCGCTGGAGCTACCTCTTTGTCTATACTTATAGCAAGCGACGCAGCTGATGGCCTGTTCCAGAAAGCTATCATACAAAGCGGATCGTCTATAGCCAACTGGGCAATTAATAGAAAGCCAGTGTGGGTATACAGCCTCATAGCCAAACAGTTGGGATATGATACGCAAGACCCGCACGAGCTGTACAATATATTCAAAGACCTACCTGTAAAGGACTTCCTCAGGACCAGACCGAGGAAACCTTTAGACAAGTTCTTTGACACGCAACTATTGCATTTACCATGCGTAGAAAAACCATTTCCTGGAATAGAACCTATAATAACAGATATGCCTTTTAATATGCTTGAAAGGAAGAAACTGAATATATCTGTAATTTATGGATCCAATAGTAAAGAAGGTTTATTTCTAATAGGCGAAGAGACGCCTGCAACTGTCAATGAAAGGAATGGGCGGTATTTATTCGCTTCTGATTTAGAATTTAAAACAGAACAAGAAGCTGAAAAAGCGGCGAAAGAAGTCAAAGAATTTTACTTCGGAGAGGAGACTATCGATATGACAAAAATACTAAACATGTCAGATCTTTATACTCATCTGTACTTTGAAATGCCGTCGTTGATTGAAAGTGAAGTTGTAATCAAAACTACAAATAAACCTGTTTATAATTACTATTTCGATTATGGCGGCAACAGAAATGTTCTGAAAGTCGTCTCTGGCTATCGGAGCGCTGGAGGTGCCTGCCATGCCGATGAGttattctatttatttaaaacagaCTTTTGGCCAAATTTTGTGGAGATTTGGAACAGAAAGGATTCAAAAACAATAGATACAATGACTAAATTATGGACCAATTTTGCTAGATATGG gaACCCAACGCCAGAATCCGTCACGGATCTCCCACAATGGTCCCCGAGCTCTCGAGAGGGGTTAAAACTACTCTATATAGGGGAAGAGGTCAAAATGGGCCCAGTGCCTAACCCTGAGGCCTACGAAATGTGGCGACGAACATTTTTGACCTATCGACGAAAAAAGGTAGACAATTGA